From one Catharus ustulatus isolate bCatUst1 chromosome 1, bCatUst1.pri.v2, whole genome shotgun sequence genomic stretch:
- the FASTKD3 gene encoding FAST kinase domain-containing protein 3, mitochondrial — protein MALISRKSFQLYSSSTPASRSAWMTLSKRLNFISGQQKPQNCSSVAMRVLCVKDKLQYTFCRKTHVQLQMQPLSANETVHLYGDTRNCTKTNNVWMDEQLFFKKLDNLCTSEEIFYFLSSLEVMSDTMASGALQRISKVEVDDNGLKNPGLLENEVFRALCFQFELESSKLSNTGLLNALQSLIKLHIDPQSTLMTRLLSESEERLGKGQLTAENLCALGESLLELESPSCATLEQIVSHMQEKDIERWSPREIVMVYKILQVTVREGKQCQNLLNRLNSVTLHTVSQLSPNFASVILNSLVVLHQTQAVSLVTALCKHSVKHVPYFTDHELVNVLEAFLYFGQKVQIFTQALESHVPKSICTMHPQTVSKVMQYCCKKMILSKPIFDAVAEGFISSADRLTTDQIAAYIIPFGTLNYLPPSAASLFRKLEAVLHTRLRHFQPHTLLNLLHSCVLIQRYPVNFLPKIFSPYFLQKLQAQPPGLNRLVMSQLTQLFLTVTLECPFYEGPKFLSKYQVKACPTLHSSPDVHLFKRVKTGLLYLLKKRIYFASEVSTPYFYVVDIEIKLDEEGFVLPAAQLDEVHRRIALCVDGRNRFCAHSHNLLGEEAIKQRHLQLLGYEVVQIPFFEIESLQNTRKMADYLHKKIFPCTYGLSD, from the exons ATGGCTTTGATTAGCCGAAAAAGTTTCCAGCTGTATTCGTCCAGCACACCAGCAAGCAGGTCTGCTTGGATGACCCTAAGCAAAAGGTTGAACTTCATCAGCGGGcagcaaaaaccccaaaactgtaGCTCTGTGGCCATGAGGGTGCTGTGTGTCAAAGATAAACTTCAATATACTTTTTGTAGGAAGACACATGTACAACTGCAAATGCAACCACTTTCTGCTAATGAAACTGTGCATCTATATGGAGATACCAGGAACTGTACTAAAACAAATAATGTGTGGATGGAtgaacaattatttttcaagaaGTTGGACAACCTTTGTACatcagaagagattttttattttcttagctCTCTAGAGGTCATGTCTGATACTATGGCCTCGGGAGCCCTGCAGAGGATTTCTAAAGTTGAGGTGGATGACAATGGTCTTAAAAACCCTGGGCTGTTAGAGAATGAAGTTTTCAGGGCATTATGCTTCCAGTTTGAATTGGAATCCTCAAAACTGTCAAACACGGGGCTGCTGAATGCATTGCAGTCTTTGATAAAGCTGCACATAGATCCGCAGAGCACGCTGATGACAAGGCTGCTTTCAGAGAGCGAGGAGCGGCTTGGCAAGGGACAGCTGACTGCTGAAAATCTGTGTGCTCTTGGAGAGAGTTTGCTTGAGTTAGAAAGCCCAAGTTGTGCGACGCTGGAACAAATTGTGAGCCACATGCAAGAAAAAGACATTGAGAGATGGAGTCCCAGGGAAATAGTGATGGTTTATAAGATACTGCAGGTGACTGTGAGGGAAGGGAAACAATGTCAAAACTTGCTAAACAGACTGAACAGTGTCACTTTACACACCGTTTCCCAGCTAAGCCCAAACTTTGCAAGTGTAATACTGAATTCACTGGTGGTTCTTCATCAGACTCAGGCAGTCTCCTTGGTCACTGCACTGTGTAAACATTCAGTGAAGCATGTTCCCTATTTCACAGATCATGAACTGGTAAATGTATTGGAAGCTTTCCTATACTTCGGGCAAAAAGTTCAGATTTTTACACAGGCACTGGAAAGCCATGTCCCCAAGTCCATCTGCACTATGCATCCTCAAACGGTCAGCAAGGTAATGCAGTATTGCTGCAAAAAGATGATCCTTTCAAAGCCCATCTTTGATGCAGTGGCAGAAGGTTTCATTTCCAGTGCTGACAGACTTACCACTGACCAGATTGCTGCATATATTATCCCATTTGGGACTCTTAACTACCTGCCTCCAAGTGCTGCTTCCTTGTTTAGGAAGCTTGAAGCTGTGCTGCATACCCGCCTGAGGCACTTTCAGCCTCACACCTTGCTGAACCTGCTACACTCATGTGTCCTTATTCAACGGTATCCAGTAAATTTTCTGCCAAAAATATTTAGTCCCTATTTTCTGCAAAAGCTTCAAG CTCAGCCACCTGGTTTGAACAGACTTGTTATGTCCCAACTCACTCAGCTTTTTCTGACTGTCACCTTGGAGTGCCCATTTTATGAG GGTCCAAAATTCCTTTCAAAGTACCAAGTAAAGGCCTGTCCTACACTTCACAGTTCTCCTGATGTTCACCTCTTTAAAAGGGTGAAGACAGGATTActttatttactgaaaaaaagaatatattttgcaTCAGAGGTATCAACACCATATTTCTATGTAGTTG ATATTGAGATTAAATTAGATGAAGAAGGTTTTGTATTGCCTGCGGCCCAACTTGACGAGGTACACAGACG AATTGCCCTGTGTGTTGATGGTCGAAATAGATTTTGTGCTCATAGCCACAATCTGTTGGGAGAAGAAGCTATTAAACAGAGACATCTTCAGTTACTTGGTTATGAAGTTGTGCAG ATTCCATTTTTTGAGATAGAAAGTCTacaaaataccagaaaaatGGCAGATTATctacacaaaaaaatctttccttgtACATATGGACTCAGCGACTGA